A portion of the Desulfovibrio sp. Huiquan2017 genome contains these proteins:
- the cas2 gene encoding CRISPR-associated endonuclease Cas2: protein MLVLVSYDVGFAEPDGKRRLRRIAKICENFGQRVQYSVFECVVEPAQWVQLRHRLLEAYDEERDSLRFYFLGKNWQRRVEQHGSGAAYDPETDVLIL, encoded by the coding sequence ATGTTGGTACTGGTCAGTTACGATGTCGGTTTCGCGGAACCGGACGGCAAGCGGCGGCTGCGCCGGATTGCCAAGATCTGCGAGAATTTCGGGCAGCGAGTGCAGTACTCGGTGTTCGAGTGCGTGGTCGAGCCCGCTCAATGGGTTCAACTGCGTCACCGGTTGCTGGAGGCGTATGATGAGGAGCGGGATAGCCTGCGTTTTTATTTTCTGGGCAAGAATTGGCAGCGGCGGGTGGAACAACACGGTTCCGGCGCCGCCTACGACCCGGAAACGGACGTTCTGATTCTCTAG
- the cas1c gene encoding type I-C CRISPR-associated endonuclease Cas1c gives MKKLLNTLYITSQGSYLSKDGECVVVRTEDGAKRRFPVHVLDGIVCFGNVLCSPFLLGHCGDKGLAVSFLTERGRYLAGVRGPQSGNVLLRRAQYRLADDEDGSSRLARSIIIGKAANSRAVLRRCLRDHGERVDRLAMDRALAVLDDCAGRLRRPVPLDEARGMEGQAANAYFSVFGNMILAEDQSFCFAGRNRRPPLDAVNCLLSFVYTLLAHDVRSALEAVGLDPQVGFLHRDRPGRPGLALDVMEEFRPFLADRLVLSLINRGEVRARGFVRKESGAVFMDDDTRKTVLTAWQKRKQDEALHPFLKERLPLGLAFHVQARLMARAVRGDLDGYPPFFWK, from the coding sequence GTGAAGAAACTTCTGAACACGCTCTACATCACCTCCCAGGGCAGCTATCTGTCCAAGGACGGCGAATGCGTGGTGGTTCGCACCGAAGACGGGGCGAAGCGACGCTTTCCGGTCCATGTGCTGGACGGCATCGTCTGCTTCGGCAACGTGTTGTGCAGCCCGTTTTTGCTGGGCCATTGCGGGGACAAAGGGCTGGCCGTCTCGTTTTTGACCGAGCGGGGGCGGTATCTGGCCGGGGTGCGCGGCCCGCAAAGCGGCAATGTTCTGCTTCGGCGGGCCCAGTACCGGCTGGCGGACGACGAGGACGGTTCGTCGCGCCTGGCCCGGTCGATCATCATCGGCAAGGCGGCCAATTCGCGGGCCGTGCTCCGTCGTTGCCTGCGCGACCACGGGGAGCGCGTGGACCGGCTCGCCATGGACCGGGCCCTGGCCGTGCTCGACGACTGCGCCGGGCGCCTCCGGCGTCCGGTCCCGCTGGATGAGGCGCGCGGCATGGAAGGGCAGGCGGCCAACGCCTATTTCTCGGTTTTCGGGAACATGATTCTCGCCGAGGACCAGAGCTTTTGCTTTGCGGGCAGGAACCGGCGGCCGCCCCTGGATGCGGTCAACTGCCTGCTTTCCTTTGTCTACACGTTGCTGGCCCATGACGTGCGCTCCGCTTTGGAAGCGGTGGGGCTCGACCCGCAGGTCGGGTTCCTGCACCGCGACCGGCCCGGCCGCCCCGGCCTCGCCCTGGATGTCATGGAGGAGTTCCGGCCGTTTTTGGCCGACCGCTTGGTGCTGTCCCTGATCAATCGCGGGGAGGTGCGCGCTCGCGGCTTCGTGCGCAAGGAAAGCGGCGCGGTCTTTATGGATGACGACACGCGTAAAACGGTCCTCACGGCCTGGCAGAAGCGCAAGCAGGATGAAGCCTTGCACCCGTTTTTGAAGGAGCGCCTTCCGCTCGGCTTGGCCTTCCATGTGCAGGCGCGGCTCATGGCGCGGGCCGTGCGCGGCGACCTGGACGGCTATCCACCCTTTTTCTGGAAGTGA
- the cas4 gene encoding CRISPR-associated protein Cas4: MDRTLPLSALQHYLYCPRQCALIHVEKVWEENLYTAEGRLLHLRADAGAPGRRGGVVQDRAVPLRSDRLGLYGVADVVELRPGPDGRETPYPVEYKRGSPKVEDWDREQLCAQALCLEEMLGVEVPEGAIFYGKPRRRERVVFDAPLREAVQRHCRELHVMIERAATPDASPGKRCRGCSLAGACMPGASRRVEAYLQRGLDP; this comes from the coding sequence ATGGACCGAACCCTGCCTCTTTCCGCGTTGCAGCATTATCTGTACTGCCCGAGGCAGTGCGCGCTCATTCACGTGGAAAAGGTCTGGGAGGAGAACCTGTACACCGCCGAGGGACGGCTTCTGCATCTGCGTGCGGACGCCGGGGCCCCCGGTCGGCGCGGGGGCGTGGTCCAGGATCGGGCCGTGCCCCTGCGCAGCGACCGGCTGGGGCTCTACGGCGTGGCCGATGTTGTGGAGCTGCGGCCCGGGCCGGACGGGCGCGAGACGCCGTATCCCGTGGAATACAAGCGCGGCAGCCCCAAGGTCGAGGATTGGGACCGGGAGCAGCTTTGCGCCCAGGCCCTGTGCCTGGAGGAGATGCTCGGCGTGGAGGTTCCGGAGGGGGCTATCTTCTACGGCAAGCCCCGGCGCAGGGAGCGGGTGGTTTTTGACGCCCCTTTGCGCGAGGCCGTGCAGCGACATTGCCGCGAACTGCACGTCATGATCGAGCGGGCCGCGACGCCCGACGCCTCGCCCGGCAAGCGGTGCCGCGGTTGCTCGCTTGCGGGCGCGTGCATGCCCGGCGCATCCCGGCGCGTGGAGGCCTATCTGCAAAGGGGGTTGGACCCGTGA
- the cas7c gene encoding type I-C CRISPR-associated protein Cas7/Csd2, producing the protein MAAINNRYEFVYLFDVENGNPNGDPDAGNTPRIDPETGHGLVTDVCLKRKIRNYVDVVKQGGEGYNIYVAEKGVLSQTREPAYKTEEVKALKKKDEQVAAARKWMCANFFDVRTFGAVMSTKENNCGQVRGPVQLTFAKSIEPIVPAEVSITRMAVETAKEAEAQEGDNRTMGRKHIVPYGLYRAEGFVSANLAQGDKGTGFSDDDLELLWQALANMFDHDHSAARGKMSPRGLIVFKHKDALGNAPAHKLFEAVTVTRKDAEGPARAFTDYVVAVDKAAIPDIVTLEVKF; encoded by the coding sequence ATGGCCGCCATCAATAACCGCTACGAGTTCGTCTATCTGTTCGACGTGGAGAACGGCAACCCCAACGGCGACCCGGACGCGGGCAACACCCCGCGCATCGACCCCGAGACCGGCCACGGTCTGGTCACCGACGTCTGCCTCAAGCGCAAGATCCGCAACTATGTGGATGTCGTGAAGCAGGGGGGCGAGGGGTACAACATTTACGTGGCCGAAAAGGGGGTGCTCTCCCAAACCCGCGAGCCCGCCTACAAGACCGAGGAGGTCAAGGCGCTCAAGAAGAAGGATGAGCAGGTGGCCGCCGCACGCAAGTGGATGTGCGCCAACTTTTTCGACGTGCGCACCTTCGGCGCGGTCATGTCCACCAAGGAAAACAACTGCGGCCAGGTGCGCGGGCCGGTGCAGTTGACGTTTGCCAAGAGCATCGAGCCCATTGTTCCGGCCGAGGTGTCCATCACCCGCATGGCCGTGGAGACCGCCAAGGAGGCCGAGGCCCAGGAGGGTGACAACCGGACCATGGGCCGCAAGCACATTGTGCCTTACGGCTTGTACCGCGCCGAGGGATTCGTGTCCGCCAACCTGGCGCAAGGCGACAAGGGGACCGGCTTCTCGGACGACGATCTGGAATTGCTTTGGCAGGCCCTGGCCAACATGTTCGATCACGATCACTCGGCGGCCAGGGGCAAGATGAGCCCGCGCGGCCTGATCGTCTTCAAACACAAGGACGCCCTGGGCAACGCCCCGGCGCACAAGCTGTTCGAGGCCGTGACCGTGACCCGCAAGGATGCCGAGGGACCGGCCCGCGCCTTCACGGATTACGTGGTCGCCGTGGATAAGGCGGCCATTCCCGACATCGTCACCCTGGAGGTGAAGTTCTAG
- the cas8c gene encoding type I-C CRISPR-associated protein Cas8c/Csd1: protein MILQALNDYYARLLAAPKKDVPEFGFGRQGVHFCLILDRSGALAGRPMDLRDEKGRPSRIEVPGPVGRSVGIRSNFAWDNTGYVLGADDKGKPERTAETHAAFKALAAGVLDGVDDKGARALLAFLDDWDPARASELPGWENMVGLNVVFMLDGEPGFLHDRSAFRKAWLERLSDNDEFATGRCLVTGEIGPIPPTHAKIKGVPGAQMAGASLISFNFDAAKSYGKEQNLNSPVSEQAAFAYTTALNHLLAPDSPRKVQVGETTVVFWADGPGEAEPLFGFGMGGRKTEDDALAARLERYLTDMAKGKYPDELGEASTPFYVLGLSPNAARLSVRFWHVGTVGEMAENLGRHFRALALQRRFDSDPEHPSPWRLLKELAPQRDAKNMSPLLFGQFVRSIVQGLPYPQTLLSSAIGRIRADKEVNYLRAAVIKAFLVRNRKQEIPMTLDTTNTDIGYRLGRLFAIVERIQEEAVPGANATVRDRFFASAAATPARTFPIIMKNAQHGLAKIRKDKPGWAVTLDKAIQEIVGGIDAATGFPASMPSEKQGMFILGYYQQRQDFYTKKEKNTED, encoded by the coding sequence ATGATCCTGCAGGCCTTGAATGACTATTACGCGCGATTGCTCGCGGCCCCCAAAAAGGACGTGCCCGAGTTCGGATTTGGCCGCCAGGGGGTGCACTTCTGCCTTATCTTGGACCGGTCCGGCGCATTGGCGGGCCGTCCCATGGACCTGCGAGACGAGAAAGGGCGTCCGAGTCGCATCGAAGTGCCCGGGCCGGTGGGCCGGTCCGTGGGGATACGGTCCAACTTCGCCTGGGACAACACCGGGTACGTGCTTGGCGCGGACGACAAGGGCAAACCGGAGCGGACCGCCGAAACCCATGCGGCCTTCAAAGCGCTGGCCGCCGGGGTCCTGGACGGCGTGGACGACAAGGGGGCGCGGGCGTTGCTGGCCTTTCTGGACGACTGGGACCCGGCGCGGGCCTCGGAACTGCCCGGCTGGGAGAACATGGTCGGCCTGAACGTGGTTTTCATGCTCGATGGCGAGCCGGGCTTTCTGCACGACCGGTCCGCCTTCCGCAAGGCGTGGCTGGAGCGCCTTTCGGACAACGACGAGTTCGCAACGGGCCGTTGCCTGGTCACCGGCGAGATCGGTCCCATCCCGCCGACCCATGCCAAGATCAAGGGCGTGCCCGGCGCGCAGATGGCCGGCGCTTCCCTGATTTCCTTCAACTTTGATGCGGCCAAGTCCTACGGCAAGGAGCAGAATCTCAACTCCCCGGTCTCGGAGCAGGCGGCCTTCGCCTACACCACGGCGCTGAACCATCTGCTCGCCCCGGACAGTCCGCGCAAGGTCCAGGTGGGCGAGACCACCGTGGTCTTCTGGGCCGATGGGCCGGGCGAGGCGGAACCCCTCTTCGGCTTCGGCATGGGAGGGCGAAAGACCGAGGACGACGCATTGGCCGCACGGTTGGAACGATACCTCACGGACATGGCCAAGGGAAAATATCCCGACGAACTGGGCGAGGCGAGCACCCCGTTCTACGTGCTCGGCCTGTCGCCCAACGCGGCCCGGTTGTCCGTGCGCTTCTGGCACGTGGGCACCGTGGGGGAGATGGCGGAGAATCTGGGACGCCATTTCCGGGCCCTGGCCTTGCAACGGCGGTTCGACAGCGATCCCGAGCACCCGAGCCCATGGCGGCTGCTTAAGGAGCTGGCCCCGCAGCGGGACGCGAAAAACATGTCGCCGCTGCTCTTCGGCCAGTTCGTCCGCTCCATCGTCCAGGGCCTGCCCTATCCCCAGACCCTGCTTTCTTCCGCCATAGGCCGCATCCGGGCCGACAAGGAAGTCAACTACCTGCGGGCGGCCGTGATCAAGGCTTTTCTCGTCCGCAACAGAAAACAGGAGATTCCCATGACTCTCGATACCACCAATACGGACATAGGCTACCGTCTCGGCAGGCTGTTCGCCATTGTCGAGCGTATTCAGGAGGAGGCGGTTCCCGGGGCCAACGCCACGGTGAGGGATCGCTTCTTCGCGTCCGCCGCCGCCACGCCGGCGCGGACCTTTCCCATCATCATGAAGAACGCCCAGCACGGGCTGGCGAAAATCCGCAAGGACAAGCCAGGCTGGGCGGTCACCCTCGACAAGGCCATTCAGGAGATCGTGGGCGGCATCGACGCCGCCACCGGCTTCCCGGCCTCCATGCCGTCGGAGAAGCAGGGCATGTTTATTCTCGGCTACTATCAACAGCGTCAGGATTTTTACACCAAAAAAGAAAAGAATACGGAGGACTAG
- the cas5c gene encoding type I-C CRISPR-associated protein Cas5c: MSGIKLRVWGEYACFTRPEMKVERVSYDVMTPSAARGILEAVYWKPSIRWVVDRIHVMKPIRFDNVRRNEVSAKLPVGSVKTAMKGGGEPLRLFIEDNRQQRAALLLRDVEYVIEAHFEYTSPEDRNDGKHLDMFNRRAGKGQCFHRPYLGCREFAAFFEPVEGDVPASPLALEAPRDLGWMLYDLDYRNDMAPLFFRPALERGVVEVARALEREGVAS, translated from the coding sequence GTGTCAGGAATAAAACTCAGAGTCTGGGGAGAGTACGCCTGCTTCACCCGGCCGGAGATGAAGGTGGAGCGCGTCAGTTACGACGTGATGACCCCTTCGGCGGCGCGGGGGATTTTGGAGGCGGTGTACTGGAAGCCGTCCATCCGCTGGGTGGTGGACCGCATCCACGTCATGAAACCCATCCGCTTCGACAACGTGCGCCGTAACGAGGTGTCGGCCAAGCTCCCGGTGGGCAGCGTCAAGACCGCCATGAAAGGCGGGGGCGAACCCCTGCGCTTGTTCATTGAGGACAACCGTCAGCAACGGGCCGCCCTGCTTCTGCGCGACGTGGAATACGTCATCGAGGCGCATTTCGAATACACGTCGCCCGAAGACCGCAACGACGGCAAGCATCTGGACATGTTCAACCGTCGCGCGGGCAAGGGCCAGTGCTTCCACCGGCCGTATCTTGGCTGCCGCGAGTTCGCGGCCTTCTTCGAGCCCGTGGAGGGCGATGTCCCGGCCTCGCCCCTGGCCCTTGAGGCGCCGCGCGACCTGGGCTGGATGCTCTACGACCTCGACTACCGCAACGACATGGCCCCGTTGTTCTTCCGTCCGGCCCTGGAACGCGGTGTGGTCGAGGTGGCCCGGGCGCTTGAGCGCGAGGGGGTGGCCTCATGA
- the cas3 gene encoding CRISPR-associated helicase Cas3', which translates to MYAHSLADAGPESWQGLEEHLQNVADKASSFAAAFGAADWGRAVGQLHDVGKSNPRFQQRLLGEFNGHADHKGAGAKLLEALGSPFGRMAAYCVAGHHGGLPDFYGSGPRASLQKIIKQAYELPGNSPLDGFTEPGWPFPPQNAFQCAFLTRMLFSALVDADFLDTEAFVDKEKSRWREPGPPLEALRAALDRRLAAFGTTGRINGLRAEILAHCRERAALAPGLFTLTVPTGGGKTLTSMAFALDHALAHGLRRVVYVIPYTSIIEQNARVFRDIFPDGAVIEHHSNFDAEAVFARADNARESAEARRHRLACENWDAPVVVTTNVQFFESLFAARTSRCRKLHNLAGSVIVLDEAQMLPVEFLDPCLRAVEELAAHYGCSVVLCTATQPALRREDFAPGLAGLDGRELAPDPDRLHRDFKRTVLRDLGELALSDVAGLIREREQVLSIVNTRARASELFGMVRDEPGARHLSALMCPAHRSARLAEIRHALKAGEPCRVVSTQLVEAGVDVSFPEVIREMAGLDSITQAAGRCNREGERGDTAPVSVFYPAEGLPRAFAAQAEHAASVLRGKYGDDPFSPEAIRQYFRLHYWLQRDRLDRKRIMDALSNDQGEWYFRRAADDFRLIDNPMVPVIIPWDDRARELAGALPYAEHPGGILRRLQQYTVQVYERQFRSLDEIGAVEEAVEGCNVLCRMEFYDDLFGLTVPGQADPEYFLA; encoded by the coding sequence ATGTACGCGCATTCGTTGGCGGATGCCGGTCCGGAATCGTGGCAGGGCTTGGAGGAACATCTTCAGAACGTGGCGGACAAGGCGTCATCGTTCGCTGCGGCGTTTGGGGCCGCCGATTGGGGACGAGCCGTGGGACAGCTTCACGATGTGGGGAAGAGCAATCCCAGGTTTCAGCAGCGGCTGTTAGGGGAGTTCAATGGCCACGCGGATCACAAGGGGGCCGGAGCCAAGCTGCTCGAAGCCCTGGGCTCGCCCTTCGGCCGTATGGCCGCCTATTGCGTGGCCGGGCACCATGGCGGCTTGCCGGACTTCTACGGTTCCGGGCCGCGCGCATCATTGCAAAAGATCATAAAACAAGCCTACGAACTGCCCGGCAACAGCCCGCTTGACGGCTTCACGGAACCGGGCTGGCCGTTCCCTCCGCAAAACGCCTTTCAGTGCGCCTTTCTGACCCGCATGCTTTTTTCCGCCCTGGTGGATGCGGACTTTCTCGACACCGAGGCTTTCGTCGATAAGGAAAAGAGCCGATGGCGCGAACCGGGCCCGCCGCTTGAGGCCCTGCGCGCGGCTTTGGACCGCAGGTTGGCCGCGTTCGGCACGACGGGACGCATCAACGGCCTGCGTGCGGAAATCCTGGCCCATTGCCGGGAGCGGGCGGCTCTCGCCCCCGGTCTGTTCACTCTGACCGTGCCCACTGGGGGCGGCAAGACCCTGACCTCCATGGCCTTCGCCCTGGACCACGCCCTTGCGCACGGTCTGCGCCGGGTGGTTTACGTCATTCCCTACACCTCGATCATCGAACAGAACGCCCGGGTCTTCCGCGATATTTTTCCGGATGGCGCGGTGATCGAGCATCACAGCAACTTCGACGCCGAGGCGGTCTTTGCCCGCGCGGATAACGCCCGCGAATCCGCCGAGGCCCGCCGTCATCGGCTTGCCTGCGAGAACTGGGACGCGCCCGTGGTGGTGACCACCAACGTGCAGTTCTTCGAATCTTTGTTCGCTGCCCGGACGTCGCGCTGCCGCAAGCTGCACAACCTGGCCGGGTCGGTCATCGTGCTGGACGAGGCGCAGATGCTGCCTGTGGAGTTCCTGGACCCGTGCCTGCGCGCGGTGGAGGAGCTGGCCGCGCACTATGGGTGCAGTGTGGTCCTGTGCACGGCCACCCAGCCCGCCCTGCGCCGGGAGGACTTCGCGCCGGGTCTGGCCGGGCTCGACGGCCGGGAGCTGGCCCCGGACCCTGACCGGCTGCATCGCGACTTCAAGCGCACGGTCCTGCGCGATCTCGGCGAACTGGCCCTGTCCGATGTGGCAGGGTTGATTCGGGAGCGGGAACAGGTCCTGAGCATCGTCAACACCCGCGCCCGGGCGTCCGAGCTGTTCGGGATGGTCCGGGATGAGCCGGGGGCGCGACATCTGAGCGCGTTGATGTGCCCGGCCCACCGGTCCGCGCGGCTGGCGGAGATTCGGCATGCGCTCAAGGCCGGGGAGCCGTGTCGGGTGGTCTCCACCCAGTTGGTCGAGGCCGGAGTGGACGTATCCTTTCCCGAAGTGATCCGTGAGATGGCGGGGCTCGATTCCATCACCCAGGCGGCGGGGCGGTGCAATCGCGAGGGCGAGCGCGGGGACACGGCCCCGGTGTCCGTGTTTTATCCTGCAGAGGGGCTGCCCAGGGCCTTCGCCGCCCAGGCGGAGCATGCGGCCTCGGTCCTGCGCGGGAAGTACGGCGACGATCCGTTTTCGCCCGAGGCCATCCGGCAATACTTCCGTCTGCACTACTGGCTACAACGGGACCGCCTGGACCGGAAGCGGATCATGGACGCCCTGAGCAACGATCAGGGGGAATGGTATTTCCGCCGGGCGGCGGACGACTTCCGGTTGATCGACAACCCCATGGTCCCGGTGATCATCCCGTGGGACGACCGGGCGCGGGAATTGGCCGGGGCGCTGCCCTACGCGGAGCATCCCGGCGGCATTCTGCGCAGGCTCCAGCAGTATACGGTTCAGGTCTATGAACGTCAGTTCCGCTCCCTGGACGAAATCGGGGCAGTGGAGGAAGCGGTGGAAGGCTGCAACGTGCTCTGCCGCATGGAGTTTTACGACGATTTGTTCGGCTTGACCGTGCCTGGGCAAGCCGATCCGGAGTATTTTTTGGCTTAG
- a CDS encoding PAS domain-containing protein → MPDSTAKPNNPPEEKILANYLEELPGIVWRINVVNNEITFLNKYAASPEGERIRAVLQNPQIPQEVIVPKDREQFRYCHQLIRSRRRTACSFRVRSETGPVKWFKLMGMPDPVHPQCSIGILLDISDHAETILKAMGSPRLSAKIDMMADPVLLVRFVDRTVHLANQAARQFLGYDDQTLAQMTLQDLLRHNPDTDLYQIYESLIFSDHWNGDLLITDAHGKSHLCTARIQAISRQEDNLLWMTLSHHNNCTACKGLPVRGNEAVSAKFSNASLRRCASVRTLLKAMLRALPKGAPTSALLLSRIFINENFVAVTGVGAPFEKDPEDFAHPYEGSIAESIVRFKQPNHVVAETSKSIKAIDWALFIPRGIRSYYAQPFYEDDILTYVLIFCSTEPDSYDPDAEAPLLPLHGEFLVNLDRCLKKKR, encoded by the coding sequence ATGCCGGATTCCACAGCAAAACCGAACAACCCGCCCGAGGAAAAGATCCTCGCCAACTACCTCGAAGAACTGCCCGGCATCGTCTGGCGCATCAATGTGGTCAACAACGAAATCACCTTCCTGAATAAATACGCCGCGTCTCCCGAAGGGGAAAGGATCCGGGCCGTGCTCCAGAATCCCCAAATCCCCCAGGAGGTCATCGTCCCCAAGGACAGGGAGCAATTCCGCTACTGCCACCAGTTGATCCGAAGCCGCAGGAGGACGGCCTGCTCGTTCCGGGTGCGCTCCGAGACGGGGCCCGTGAAGTGGTTCAAGTTGATGGGCATGCCCGACCCGGTGCATCCGCAATGCTCCATCGGGATTCTGCTGGACATCTCCGACCACGCGGAAACCATCCTCAAGGCCATGGGGAGTCCGCGGCTGTCGGCCAAGATCGACATGATGGCCGACCCCGTGTTGCTGGTCCGCTTCGTGGACCGGACCGTCCATCTCGCCAACCAGGCCGCCCGGCAGTTCCTGGGCTATGACGACCAAACCCTGGCGCAGATGACTCTTCAGGACCTGCTCCGCCACAATCCCGACACCGACCTGTACCAGATATACGAGAGCCTCATCTTTTCCGACCATTGGAACGGCGACCTGCTGATCACCGACGCGCACGGCAAGAGCCACCTCTGCACCGCCCGCATCCAGGCCATCTCCCGGCAGGAAGACAATCTCCTTTGGATGACCCTGTCCCACCACAACAACTGTACCGCCTGCAAGGGGTTGCCCGTGCGGGGGAACGAGGCCGTATCGGCCAAATTCTCCAATGCGTCCTTGAGACGCTGCGCCTCGGTCAGGACCCTGCTCAAGGCCATGCTCCGGGCGCTGCCCAAGGGAGCGCCGACCAGCGCCCTGCTGCTCTCGCGCATCTTCATAAACGAGAATTTCGTGGCGGTGACCGGCGTGGGCGCGCCCTTTGAAAAGGACCCGGAGGATTTCGCCCACCCCTACGAAGGGTCCATTGCCGAAAGCATTGTACGCTTCAAGCAACCCAACCACGTGGTGGCGGAAACGTCCAAAAGCATCAAGGCCATCGACTGGGCCCTGTTCATCCCGCGCGGCATCCGCTCCTACTACGCGCAGCCTTTTTACGAGGACGACATCCTGACCTACGTGCTGATATTCTGCTCCACGGAGCCGGACAGCTACGATCCGGACGCCGAAGCCCCCCTCCTGCCCCTGCATGGAGAATTCCTGGTCAATCTGGACCGCTGCCTGAAGAAAAAACGGTAA
- a CDS encoding GntR family transcriptional regulator: MTTTAQRPLLCRKVVAMLRSNSFSIGDKLPGERRLATMFNTSRNTVREALCNLESMGYLEIREKSGCYLKSKEGRINWEMLRTRKNPAAFRQFVETLALVAPGLARSQAARLTARDMARLEEATVNISWAIVNSDLPTISHRYITFYLTLAEVAGNDYLLLLMKELVLASRNLQSAAVGLSEVQKDTLFALHVELFNALKNRQPDAVEDLAKQCMQVFARLVLPEE, from the coding sequence ATGACGACAACAGCACAACGACCGCTTCTCTGCCGCAAGGTGGTGGCCATGCTCCGGAGCAATTCCTTCTCCATCGGCGACAAGCTGCCCGGCGAACGCAGGCTGGCCACGATGTTCAACACCTCCCGCAACACCGTGCGCGAGGCGCTCTGCAACCTGGAGTCCATGGGCTACCTGGAAATCCGGGAAAAGAGCGGCTGTTATCTCAAAAGCAAGGAAGGCCGCATCAACTGGGAAATGCTCCGCACCCGCAAGAACCCGGCGGCGTTCCGGCAATTCGTGGAGACCCTGGCCCTGGTTGCGCCGGGGCTGGCCCGCTCCCAGGCGGCCAGGCTCACCGCCCGCGACATGGCCAGACTGGAGGAGGCCACGGTCAACATCAGTTGGGCCATCGTCAATTCGGACCTGCCCACCATCAGCCATCGCTACATCACATTCTACCTCACCCTCGCCGAGGTGGCGGGCAACGACTACCTGTTGCTGCTGATGAAGGAACTGGTCCTGGCCTCCCGGAACCTGCAAAGCGCCGCCGTCGGCCTTTCCGAGGTCCAGAAGGACACCCTGTTCGCCCTCCACGTGGAGTTGTTCAACGCCTTGAAGAACAGGCAGCCGGACGCTGTCGAGGATCTCGCCAAACAGTGCATGCAGGTCTTCGCCAGACTGGTCCTGCCAGAAGAATAG
- a CDS encoding MBL fold metallo-hydrolase encodes MSKDNKGITRRDFVKGAATGLVVGAFASMGVYSYTSSAYDRLPTAERKMHDFGACRSVRVTNISETSWFNNAHLIGDIHEAGGLLVNQYTLNWAPFANGKGSAKGSYDDGIGSIKELLPNDLKKAWEIQKKLALHPDNPGGYSCLLEVEDLDGTIHKYLLDTGWSYEWMEDSFKREGIDKMLEEQQIEALFISHEHWDHFWGLPVTVKYDNRIPLYVHDGFYKEGLQYIKDCGYKGEMTIVDKPITEIIPGMALLKFDVPIINRVFGETSLAFNIKDKGLLLISGCCHQGILKFADFAQANLKYDNDRFYGIYGGLHISPFEDWDPKYDDLVISLGEWGFERIGCNHCTGHLTAKKFIEAGYPVVRGTARFRSASKDYLGNGDKISFGC; translated from the coding sequence ATGAGCAAAGACAACAAAGGCATTACCAGACGCGATTTCGTCAAGGGCGCGGCCACCGGGCTGGTCGTCGGCGCGTTCGCCAGCATGGGAGTCTACTCCTACACCTCCTCGGCATACGACCGCCTGCCCACGGCGGAAAGAAAGATGCATGACTTCGGTGCCTGCCGCAGCGTGCGCGTGACCAACATCTCGGAGACGAGCTGGTTCAACAACGCGCATCTCATCGGCGACATTCACGAGGCGGGCGGCCTGCTGGTCAACCAGTACACCCTGAACTGGGCGCCGTTCGCCAACGGCAAGGGCTCGGCCAAGGGCTCCTACGACGACGGCATCGGCTCCATCAAGGAACTCCTGCCCAACGACCTGAAAAAGGCCTGGGAAATCCAGAAGAAGCTGGCCCTGCACCCGGACAATCCGGGCGGCTACTCCTGCCTGCTCGAAGTGGAGGATCTGGACGGCACTATCCACAAGTACCTGCTGGACACCGGCTGGTCCTACGAGTGGATGGAGGACAGCTTCAAACGCGAGGGCATCGACAAGATGCTCGAAGAGCAGCAGATCGAGGCCCTGTTCATCTCGCACGAGCACTGGGACCACTTCTGGGGCCTGCCGGTCACGGTCAAGTACGACAACCGCATCCCCCTGTACGTGCACGACGGCTTCTACAAGGAAGGCCTGCAATACATCAAGGATTGCGGATACAAGGGCGAAATGACCATCGTGGACAAGCCCATCACCGAGATCATCCCGGGCATGGCCCTGCTCAAGTTCGACGTGCCCATCATCAACCGCGTGTTCGGCGAGACCTCCCTGGCCTTCAACATCAAGGACAAGGGGCTGCTGCTCATCTCGGGCTGCTGCCATCAGGGCATCCTCAAGTTCGCCGACTTCGCCCAGGCCAACCTGAAGTATGACAACGACCGGTTCTACGGAATCTACGGCGGATTGCACATCTCGCCCTTCGAGGACTGGGACCCCAAATACGACGACCTGGTCATCTCCCTGGGCGAATGGGGCTTCGAGCGCATCGGCTGCAACCACTGCACCGGGCATCTGACGGCCAAGAAGTTCATCGAGGCCGGATATCCGGTGGTGCGCGGCACCGCCCGGTTCCGTTCGGCATCCAAGGACTACCTGGGCAACGGCGACAAGATCAGCTTCGGCTGTTAA